From the Rhodoferax sp. WC2427 genome, one window contains:
- a CDS encoding ABC transporter substrate-binding protein, protein MKKTIMGVALAAAFSVPAMAQQSVEVLHWWTAGGEAAALGVLKGNLEKQGIKWNDMPVAGGGGEQAMTAVRARVTAGNPPTAVQMLGFDIQDWAKQGVLADLNDVAAKEGWDKTVPAALQRFSKFNGKWVAAPVNVHSTNWVWANKEVLAKAGITADPKTWDEFIADGEKLQKAGFIALAHGGQPWQDATMFDGVVISTGGVDFYRKAFIDLDPKSLNSPTMLKAFDRMSQLRKLVDKDFSGRDWNVAAGMVISGKAGFQIMGDWAKGEFIGAKKVPGKDFSCFRVPGTQGVVSFNSDQFAMFKVGADKVAAQTKLASAIMEPGFQSAFNVVKGSVPARTDVSDKDFDDCGKKAMKDFAEANSKNTLVGSMAHGHAVPASIKNAFYDVITRHFNGQIDSKKAVVELAAAAKS, encoded by the coding sequence ATGAAAAAGACAATCATGGGCGTGGCGCTGGCCGCCGCTTTCAGCGTACCGGCCATGGCGCAGCAAAGCGTCGAAGTGCTGCACTGGTGGACTGCCGGTGGCGAGGCCGCGGCGCTGGGCGTGCTCAAGGGCAACCTGGAAAAGCAGGGCATCAAGTGGAACGACATGCCCGTCGCCGGTGGCGGTGGCGAGCAGGCCATGACGGCGGTGCGCGCCCGTGTCACCGCAGGCAATCCGCCCACCGCCGTGCAGATGCTGGGCTTTGACATCCAGGACTGGGCCAAGCAAGGCGTGCTGGCCGACCTGAACGACGTGGCCGCCAAAGAAGGTTGGGACAAGACCGTGCCCGCCGCGCTGCAACGCTTCTCCAAGTTCAACGGCAAGTGGGTCGCCGCACCGGTCAACGTGCACTCCACCAACTGGGTCTGGGCCAACAAGGAAGTGCTGGCCAAGGCCGGTATCACCGCCGACCCCAAGACCTGGGACGAATTCATTGCCGACGGCGAGAAGCTGCAAAAGGCCGGCTTCATCGCCCTGGCCCACGGCGGCCAGCCCTGGCAGGACGCCACCATGTTCGACGGCGTGGTGATCTCCACCGGCGGTGTGGATTTCTACCGCAAGGCCTTCATCGATCTGGACCCGAAATCCCTGAACTCGCCCACCATGCTCAAGGCCTTTGACCGCATGTCGCAACTGCGCAAGCTGGTCGACAAAGACTTCTCGGGCCGCGACTGGAACGTGGCCGCGGGCATGGTGATCAGCGGCAAGGCCGGTTTCCAGATCATGGGTGACTGGGCCAAGGGCGAGTTCATTGGTGCCAAGAAGGTGCCGGGCAAAGACTTCTCCTGCTTCCGCGTTCCCGGCACGCAGGGCGTGGTGTCGTTCAACTCCGACCAGTTCGCCATGTTCAAGGTGGGTGCCGACAAGGTAGCCGCCCAGACCAAGCTGGCCTCCGCCATCATGGAGCCCGGCTTCCAGTCGGCCTTCAATGTGGTCAAGGGCTCGGTGCCAGCGCGCACCGACGTGTCCGACAAGGACTTTGACGACTGCGGCAAAAAGGCCATGAAGGACTTTGCCGAAGCCAACAGCAAGAACACCCTGGTCGGCTCCATGGCG
- a CDS encoding ABC transporter ATP-binding protein, with the protein MASALHIQGIRKTFGSGDKMVEVLKRIDIDVAPGEFLILVGPSGCGKSTLLNIIAGLEEPTEGAIRIGDRNVVGVAPAQRDIAMVFQSYALYPTMSVAENIGFALEMRKVPKADRDKRIAEVAAMLQITHLLDRRPAQLSGGQRQRVAMGRALARQPQLFLFDEPLSNLDAKLRVEMRAEIKRLHQVSGITSVYVTHDQIEAMTLGSRIAVMKDGVLQQLGTPDDIYSRPANTYVASFIGSPTMNLIAGRAGTASASGQFSIQGANLPLDSPLPGVDTLLGLRPEHIALADASDWRGEVSVVEPTGADTYVVVQTEAGLVTVRTAPQVRVAPGDTVGLHIAAEQVSWFDAKTGVRM; encoded by the coding sequence ATGGCATCCGCACTCCACATTCAAGGCATCCGCAAAACCTTTGGCAGCGGCGACAAAATGGTCGAGGTGCTCAAGCGCATCGACATCGACGTGGCCCCGGGCGAGTTCCTCATCTTGGTCGGCCCGTCCGGCTGCGGCAAGTCCACGTTGCTTAACATCATTGCCGGGCTCGAAGAGCCCACCGAGGGCGCGATCCGCATCGGCGACCGCAACGTGGTCGGCGTGGCCCCGGCCCAGCGCGACATCGCCATGGTGTTCCAGAGCTACGCGCTGTACCCCACCATGAGCGTGGCCGAGAACATCGGCTTCGCGCTGGAGATGCGCAAAGTGCCCAAGGCCGACCGCGACAAACGCATTGCCGAAGTGGCTGCCATGCTGCAAATTACCCACCTGCTGGACCGCCGCCCCGCGCAGCTCTCGGGCGGCCAGCGCCAGCGCGTGGCCATGGGCCGGGCCCTGGCCCGCCAGCCGCAGCTGTTCCTGTTCGACGAACCTTTATCGAACCTGGATGCCAAGCTGCGCGTCGAGATGCGGGCCGAGATCAAGCGCTTGCACCAGGTGTCGGGCATCACCAGCGTCTACGTGACCCACGACCAGATCGAGGCCATGACCCTGGGCAGCCGCATCGCGGTGATGAAAGACGGCGTGCTGCAGCAACTCGGCACCCCGGACGACATCTACAGCCGCCCGGCCAATACCTACGTGGCCAGCTTCATTGGCTCGCCTACTATGAATTTAATAGCTGGTCGTGCTGGTACCGCAAGCGCTAGCGGCCAATTTTCTATACAAGGTGCAAATCTGCCGCTGGACAGCCCGCTGCCCGGCGTGGACACTTTGCTGGGCCTGCGCCCCGAGCACATCGCCTTGGCCGATGCCTCCGACTGGCGTGGCGAGGTCAGCGTGGTCGAACCCACCGGGGCCGACACCTACGTGGTGGTGCAGACCGAGGCCGGTCTGGTCACCGTGCGCACCGCGCCGCAGGTGCGTGTAGCACCGGGCGACACCGTCGGCCTGCACATTGCGGCAGAGCAGGTGAGCTGGTTTGACGCCAAGACCGGCGTGCGCATGTAG
- a CDS encoding carbohydrate ABC transporter permease, translated as MIGKNLSRVLIYGVLFIAALFFLAPMYVMLATSFKDAEEIRSGNLLSLPHGLNFEAWTLAWSSACTGTDCRGLQPFFWNSVLIVFPAVIISTLWGAINGYVLSLWKFRGSEVLFGFMLFGVFMPFQVVLLPMSQILGWLGISSSVYGLIFVHCLAGLAGTTLFFRNYYAAIPKELVNAARIDGAGFWRIFVRIIVPLSTPIVMVTLIWQFTNIWNDFLFGVAFSGADSKPITVGLNNMVNTTSSVKNYNVDMAAAVIAGLPTILIYVLAGKFFVKGLTAGAVKG; from the coding sequence ATGATCGGTAAGAACCTTTCCCGTGTGCTGATCTACGGCGTGCTGTTTATCGCAGCGCTGTTTTTCCTGGCCCCCATGTATGTGATGCTGGCCACCTCGTTCAAGGACGCGGAAGAGATCCGCAGCGGCAACCTGCTGAGCCTGCCGCACGGCCTGAACTTCGAAGCCTGGACGCTGGCCTGGTCCAGCGCCTGCACCGGCACCGACTGCCGGGGGCTGCAGCCCTTCTTCTGGAACTCGGTGCTGATCGTGTTTCCGGCGGTGATCATCTCCACGCTGTGGGGCGCGATCAACGGCTACGTGCTGAGCCTGTGGAAGTTCCGGGGCAGCGAAGTGCTGTTTGGTTTCATGCTGTTTGGCGTGTTCATGCCGTTCCAGGTGGTGCTGCTGCCCATGAGCCAGATACTGGGTTGGCTGGGCATTTCCAGCTCGGTGTACGGCCTGATCTTTGTGCACTGCCTGGCCGGTCTGGCGGGCACCACGCTGTTCTTCCGCAACTACTACGCGGCCATCCCGAAAGAGCTGGTCAACGCCGCGCGCATAGACGGCGCGGGCTTCTGGCGCATCTTTGTGCGCATCATCGTGCCGCTGTCCACGCCCATCGTGATGGTCACGCTGATCTGGCAGTTCACCAACATCTGGAACGACTTCTTGTTCGGCGTGGCCTTCAGCGGCGCCGACAGCAAGCCCATCACCGTGGGCCTGAACAACATGGTCAACACCACCAGCAGCGTGAAAAACTACAACGTCGACATGGCCGCTGCCGTGATCGCGGGTCTGCCCACCATCCTCATCTACGTGCTGGCAGGCAAATTCTTCGTTAAAGGACTCACAGCCGGTGCTGTGAAAGGATAA
- a CDS encoding carbohydrate ABC transporter permease, which yields MKLNFEQSLPKLVIAPGFVLGFAFIYGLMIWNGVLSMTASRMLPNYDEFVGLEQYAKLWEMDRWWLALKNLGIFSVLYVGGAMLIGMALAIVLDQKVRAEGLLRTIYLYPMALSFIVTGTAWKWMLNPSLGLEKLMHDIGWSSFSFDWLVQSDTAIYCVVIAGIWQSAGFAMALFLAGLRGIDDSIIKAAQIDGASLPRIYWRIILPILRPVVFSTIMVLSHLSIKSFDLVMALTGGGPGYATDVPATFMYVMSFTRGQIGLGAASATMMLATVAAIVVPYLYSELRSKPHDR from the coding sequence ATGAAGTTAAATTTTGAGCAATCCCTGCCCAAGCTGGTGATTGCGCCCGGCTTTGTGCTGGGCTTTGCTTTCATCTACGGGCTGATGATCTGGAACGGCGTGCTGTCCATGACCGCGTCGCGCATGCTGCCCAATTACGACGAATTTGTGGGCCTGGAGCAATACGCCAAGCTCTGGGAAATGGACCGCTGGTGGCTGGCCCTGAAGAACCTGGGTATTTTCAGCGTGCTGTACGTGGGTGGCGCGATGCTGATCGGCATGGCCCTGGCCATCGTGCTGGACCAGAAAGTCCGCGCCGAAGGCCTGCTGCGCACCATTTACCTGTACCCCATGGCGCTGTCGTTCATCGTCACCGGCACCGCCTGGAAATGGATGCTCAACCCCAGCCTGGGGCTGGAAAAGCTGATGCACGACATCGGCTGGAGCAGCTTCAGCTTTGACTGGCTGGTGCAGAGCGACACCGCCATCTACTGCGTGGTGATTGCGGGCATCTGGCAATCGGCCGGGTTTGCCATGGCGTTGTTTTTGGCGGGCTTGCGCGGCATCGACGACAGCATCATCAAGGCCGCACAGATCGACGGCGCCAGCCTGCCGCGCATCTACTGGCGCATCATTTTGCCGATCCTGCGGCCGGTGGTGTTCTCCACCATCATGGTCTTGTCGCACCTGTCCATCAAGAGCTTTGACCTGGTGATGGCCCTGACTGGCGGCGGCCCAGGCTACGCCACCGACGTGCCCGCCACCTTCATGTACGTGATGAGCTTTACCCGTGGCCAGATCGGCCTGGGTGCCGCCAGCGCCACCATGATGCTGGCCACTGTGGCGGCCATCGTGGTGCCCTATTTGTACAGCGAACTGCGGAGCAAACCCCATGATCGGTAA
- a CDS encoding ABC transporter substrate-binding protein, producing the protein MMKLSKVALAMAVVVSAGALHAGEVEVLHYWTSGGEAKSVAELKKIMQAKGHVWKDFAVAGGGGDNAATVLKSRVVSGNPPAAAQIKGPAIQEWAAEGVLANLNATAQAEKWDSLLPKAVADGMKYKGNYVAAPVNVHRVNWVWANPEVLKKAGVAGMPKTYDEFFAAADKIKAAGLIAVAHGGQNWQDFTTFESVVLGVGGAKFYSDALVKLDAKALTSDTMKKSLETFRKIKGYTDAASAGRDWNLTTAMVMQGKAGFQFMGDWAKGEFLAAGKVPGKDFLCAAAPGTATSYTYNIDSFAMFKLKAADAQKAQGDLAAAIMGTEFQEIFNLNKGSIPVRLNMNLDKFDDCAKLSAKDFVATAKTGSLVPSIAHGMAVSPAAEGAIKDAVSQFWNDDKITVDAAMKNIASAAKTK; encoded by the coding sequence ATGATGAAACTTTCCAAAGTGGCGCTGGCCATGGCTGTTGTGGTGTCGGCTGGCGCGTTGCACGCCGGTGAGGTTGAAGTGCTGCATTACTGGACCTCAGGCGGCGAGGCCAAGTCGGTGGCCGAACTCAAGAAGATCATGCAGGCCAAGGGCCACGTCTGGAAAGACTTCGCAGTGGCCGGTGGCGGTGGCGATAACGCCGCCACCGTGTTGAAGAGCCGTGTGGTGTCGGGCAACCCGCCCGCCGCCGCCCAGATCAAGGGCCCGGCCATCCAGGAATGGGCTGCCGAAGGCGTGCTGGCCAACCTGAACGCCACCGCCCAGGCCGAAAAGTGGGACAGCCTGCTGCCCAAGGCCGTGGCCGATGGCATGAAGTACAAGGGCAACTACGTGGCTGCACCGGTCAACGTGCACCGCGTGAACTGGGTGTGGGCGAACCCTGAAGTGCTGAAAAAGGCCGGTGTGGCCGGCATGCCCAAGACCTACGACGAATTCTTCGCCGCTGCCGACAAGATCAAGGCCGCAGGCCTGATCGCCGTGGCCCATGGTGGCCAGAACTGGCAAGACTTCACCACCTTTGAATCGGTGGTGCTGGGCGTGGGCGGTGCCAAGTTCTACAGCGACGCGCTGGTCAAGCTGGATGCCAAGGCATTGACCAGCGACACCATGAAGAAGTCGCTGGAGACCTTCCGCAAGATCAAGGGCTACACCGACGCAGCCTCCGCAGGCCGTGACTGGAACCTGACCACCGCCATGGTGATGCAGGGCAAGGCCGGCTTCCAGTTCATGGGTGACTGGGCCAAGGGCGAGTTCCTGGCCGCAGGCAAGGTGCCGGGCAAGGACTTCCTGTGCGCTGCCGCCCCCGGCACCGCCACGTCCTACACCTACAACATCGACTCGTTCGCCATGTTCAAGCTCAAGGCCGCCGATGCGCAAAAAGCCCAGGGCGACCTGGCTGCCGCCATCATGGGCACCGAGTTCCAGGAGATCTTCAACCTGAACAAGGGCTCCATCCCGGTGCGCCTGAACATGAACCTGGACAAGTTTGACGACTGCGCCAAGCTCTCCGCCAAGGACTTCGTGGCCACCGCCAAGACCGGCAGCCTGGTGCCCTCCATCGCCCACGGCATGGCCGTCAGCCCTGCGGCTGAAGGCGCGATCAAGGACGCTGTGAGCCAGTTCTGGAACGACGACAAGATCACGGTCGATGCCGCGATGAAGAACATCGCCTCGGCTGCCAAGACCAAATAA
- a CDS encoding lysophospholipid acyltransferase family protein yields MLAKFTSFLLLGIVRLLTGAQARWHGCPPKAEQRIYFANHQSHVDLILIWAALPTELRSITRPIAAKDYWANSRFKRWLTSAVFNAIYVDRSRTKDEHGVEQDPLEPLVDALQSGDSIILFPEGTRGFAPEPQPFKAGLYNLALQFPQVVLVPTWIHNVQRVMPKGEVIPVPVLCSVTFGTPMQLEPGEERRAFLDRARLNVMALRDI; encoded by the coding sequence ATGCTTGCCAAGTTCACCAGCTTCCTTTTACTCGGCATCGTGCGGCTTTTGACCGGGGCCCAGGCCCGCTGGCACGGCTGCCCGCCCAAGGCCGAACAGCGCATTTATTTCGCCAACCACCAAAGCCACGTCGATCTGATTCTGATCTGGGCCGCCCTGCCCACCGAGCTGCGCAGCATCACCCGCCCCATCGCCGCCAAAGACTACTGGGCCAACTCGCGCTTCAAGCGGTGGCTGACCAGCGCGGTGTTCAACGCCATCTACGTGGACCGCAGCCGCACCAAGGACGAGCACGGCGTGGAGCAAGACCCGCTGGAGCCGCTGGTCGATGCCTTGCAAAGCGGCGACTCCATCATCCTGTTCCCCGAGGGCACGCGTGGCTTTGCGCCGGAGCCGCAGCCCTTCAAGGCCGGGCTGTACAACCTGGCGCTGCAGTTTCCCCAGGTGGTGCTGGTGCCCACCTGGATCCACAACGTGCAGCGCGTGATGCCCAAGGGCGAGGTGATCCCGGTGCCGGTGCTGTGCTCGGTCACCTTTGGCACGCCGATGCAGCTGGAGCCAGGCGAGGAGCGCCGTGCGTTTCTGGACCGCGCGCGCCTGAACGTGATGGCGCTTAGAGACATATGA
- a CDS encoding phosphatidate cytidylyltransferase → MNQFLRALSGSQQVAALFLLVFGVLSLASAALLLVSLRERDDGTFKAAFGSDLTDLRRLLRHTWVMAAMFWLTWVLGGWFAISLFGLVAFFALREFITLSPTHRGDHRSLILAFFVVLPVQFWMAGGRHFDLFTVFIPVYVFLALPLVGALADDPHRFLERNAKMQWGIMVCVYGTSHIPALVRLEIPGYADKSAFLVFFLVLVVQTCMLVQHLAARKLKRPPRAPHISQSFNWSSWGMGMAAGGLMGGLLAGITPFKPGQALAMALIACAAGTAGHLVMKALKRDRGITNWGTEGQSITGASGLLDRVDALCFAAPIFFHSVRWFFRL, encoded by the coding sequence ATGAACCAATTTTTGCGTGCCCTGAGCGGCAGCCAGCAGGTAGCCGCGCTGTTCTTGCTGGTGTTTGGCGTGCTGTCGCTGGCCAGCGCCGCGCTGCTGCTGGTGTCGCTGCGCGAGCGCGACGACGGCACCTTCAAGGCCGCATTTGGCTCCGACCTGACCGATCTGCGCCGCCTGCTGCGCCACACCTGGGTCATGGCCGCCATGTTCTGGTTGACCTGGGTGCTGGGCGGCTGGTTTGCGATCAGCTTGTTTGGGCTGGTGGCGTTCTTTGCGCTGCGCGAGTTCATCACCCTGTCGCCGACCCACCGGGGCGACCACCGCAGCCTGATCCTGGCGTTTTTTGTGGTGCTGCCGGTGCAGTTCTGGATGGCGGGCGGGCGGCATTTCGACCTGTTCACGGTGTTCATCCCGGTGTACGTGTTTCTGGCCCTGCCCCTGGTGGGTGCGCTGGCCGACGACCCGCACCGTTTCCTGGAGCGCAATGCCAAGATGCAATGGGGCATCATGGTCTGCGTCTACGGCACCAGCCACATCCCCGCCCTGGTGCGGCTGGAGATCCCCGGCTACGCCGACAAAAGCGCCTTTCTGGTGTTTTTTCTGGTGCTGGTGGTGCAAACCTGCATGCTGGTGCAGCACCTGGCCGCCCGCAAGCTCAAGCGCCCACCGCGCGCGCCGCACATCAGCCAAAGCTTCAACTGGAGCAGTTGGGGCATGGGCATGGCCGCCGGGGGCCTGATGGGCGGCCTGCTGGCCGGCATCACCCCCTTCAAACCCGGCCAGGCCCTGGCCATGGCGCTGATCGCCTGCGCCGCAGGCACCGCCGGCCACCTGGTCATGAAAGCCCTGAAGCGCGACCGCGGCATCACCAACTGGGGCACCGAGGGCCAATCCATCACCGGCGCCAGCGGCCTGCTCGACCGGGTGGACGCCCTGTGCTTCGCCGCCCCGATCTTCTTCCACTCGGTGCGCTGGTTTTTCCGGCTGTAG
- the ruvC gene encoding crossover junction endodeoxyribonuclease RuvC: MRLLGIDPGLQTTGFGIIDVDGSNLSYVASGTIKTTHLDLGQLPARIKILFDGICEVCTRYEPDAASVEIIFVNVNPQSTLLLGQARGASLAALGHSNLSVHEYTALQMKKAVVGHGRADKTQVQEMVKRLLKLPVLPGKDAADALGMAITHAHVGHAMARLAQATPLTRKTSGMYRDGRIN; encoded by the coding sequence ATGCGACTTCTCGGCATTGACCCCGGCTTGCAGACCACCGGCTTCGGCATCATCGACGTGGACGGCTCCAACCTGAGCTACGTGGCCAGCGGCACCATCAAGACCACGCACCTGGACCTGGGGCAGCTGCCTGCGCGCATCAAAATTTTGTTTGACGGGATTTGCGAGGTCTGCACCCGCTACGAGCCGGACGCCGCCTCGGTGGAAATCATCTTTGTGAACGTGAACCCGCAGTCCACCCTGCTGCTGGGCCAGGCGCGCGGGGCCAGCCTGGCGGCGCTGGGGCACAGCAATTTGTCGGTGCACGAATACACCGCCCTGCAGATGAAGAAGGCCGTGGTCGGCCATGGCCGGGCCGACAAGACCCAGGTGCAGGAGATGGTGAAACGCTTGTTGAAGCTGCCCGTGCTGCCCGGTAAGGATGCCGCCGACGCCCTGGGCATGGCCATCACCCACGCCCATGTGGGGCATGCGATGGCCCGGCTGGCGCAGGCCACGCCGCTGACACGCAAGACCAGCGGCATGTACCGCGATGGGCGGATTAACTAG
- the lpxC gene encoding UDP-3-O-acyl-N-acetylglucosamine deacetylase has protein sequence MLQQRTLKSLTKAVGVGVHSGQRVELTLRPAPPDTGIVFRRTDLPVPVDIAMTAESVTDTRMATTVSSGSAKVSTVEHLMSACAGLGIDNLIVEITAEEVPILDGSAAAFVYLLQTAGIELQKAPRRFIRVTQPVEVREGTGTAEKWARLEPYHGYKLSFDIIFDHPAVDSTGQHVEFDLGSDSYIRDIARARTFGFTRDAEMLRANGLGLGGGMDNAILMDDYKVLNAGGLRYDDEFVKHKVLDAMGDMYMLGKPLLASYSAMKSGHALNNKLIRALMDNTDAWEIVTFDNASDAPAGFAQLARAW, from the coding sequence ATGCTCCAGCAACGAACCCTCAAGTCCCTCACCAAAGCCGTGGGTGTGGGCGTGCACAGCGGCCAGCGGGTGGAATTGACGCTGCGCCCGGCGCCGCCCGATACCGGCATTGTGTTTCGCCGTACCGACCTGCCGGTGCCGGTGGACATTGCCATGACGGCCGAGTCGGTCACCGATACGCGCATGGCGACCACGGTGTCCAGCGGCTCGGCCAAGGTGTCTACGGTGGAGCATTTGATGTCGGCCTGCGCAGGTCTGGGCATTGACAACCTGATTGTGGAAATCACCGCCGAAGAAGTGCCCATCCTGGACGGCTCGGCGGCGGCTTTTGTGTACCTGCTGCAAACGGCGGGCATTGAGCTGCAAAAAGCCCCGCGCCGTTTTATCCGCGTGACCCAGCCGGTGGAGGTGCGCGAAGGCACGGGCACGGCAGAAAAGTGGGCGCGGCTGGAGCCGTACCACGGCTACAAGCTGAGCTTCGACATCATTTTTGACCACCCGGCGGTGGATTCCACCGGCCAGCACGTCGAATTCGACCTGGGCAGCGACTCGTACATCCGCGACATTGCCCGCGCCCGCACCTTTGGCTTCACCCGCGACGCCGAGATGCTGCGCGCCAACGGCCTGGGCCTGGGCGGCGGTATGGACAACGCCATCCTGATGGACGATTACAAGGTGCTCAACGCGGGCGGCCTGCGCTACGACGATGAATTCGTGAAGCACAAGGTGCTGGACGCGATGGGCGACATGTACATGCTGGGCAAGCCCCTGCTGGCCAGCTACAGCGCCATGAAATCCGGCCACGCGCTGAACAACAAGCTGATCCGCGCACTGATGGACAACACCGACGCCTGGGAGATCGTCACCTTCGACAACGCGTCCGACGCGCCCGCAGGTTTCGCCCAACTCGCCCGCGCCTGGTAG
- the ftsZ gene encoding cell division protein FtsZ — protein MPIEMIEVEEFNLGTQIKVIGVGGGGGNAVEHMIGCNVQGVEFISANTDAQALGRSVAHKTIQLGLSGLGAGSKPDKGREAAELAVDDIRAAIAGAHMLFITAGMGGGTGTGAAPVIARVAKEMGILTVGVITKPFDFEGPKRMSNADNGLAELEANVDSLIVVLNEKLLEVLGDDVTQDEAFAHANDVLKNAVGGIAEIINVPGHVNVDFEDVRTVMGEPGKAMMGTAVAEGPDRARIAAEQAVACPLLEGIDLSGAKGVLVLITAAKGSLKLNESKLAMNTIRAYASPDAHVIYGTAYDDGLGDKIRVTVVATGLSKRRVAAPLQVVVQRTGTDNVGFTLPMQGSANGMGVGNGQPDYESLRGPAVWRTPNRTQASARVDALSSGGMDDYEIPAFLRKQAD, from the coding sequence ATGCCTATCGAAATGATTGAAGTCGAAGAATTTAACCTGGGCACCCAGATCAAAGTGATCGGTGTCGGCGGCGGCGGCGGCAATGCCGTGGAGCACATGATTGGCTGCAACGTCCAGGGCGTGGAGTTCATCAGCGCCAACACCGACGCGCAGGCCCTGGGCCGCAGCGTGGCGCACAAGACCATCCAGCTGGGCCTGAGCGGCCTGGGCGCTGGCAGCAAGCCCGACAAGGGCCGCGAAGCCGCCGAGCTGGCCGTGGACGACATCCGCGCGGCCATCGCTGGCGCGCACATGCTGTTCATCACCGCCGGCATGGGCGGCGGCACCGGCACCGGCGCGGCTCCGGTGATTGCCCGCGTGGCCAAGGAAATGGGCATTCTGACCGTGGGCGTGATCACCAAGCCATTCGACTTCGAAGGCCCCAAACGCATGTCCAACGCCGACAACGGCCTGGCTGAGCTGGAAGCCAATGTCGACTCGCTGATCGTGGTGCTCAACGAGAAACTGCTGGAAGTGCTGGGCGACGACGTGACGCAGGACGAAGCCTTCGCCCACGCCAACGACGTGCTGAAAAACGCCGTCGGCGGCATTGCCGAAATCATCAACGTGCCCGGCCATGTGAACGTCGACTTTGAAGACGTGCGCACCGTCATGGGCGAGCCTGGCAAGGCCATGATGGGTACCGCCGTGGCCGAAGGCCCCGACCGCGCCCGCATCGCCGCCGAGCAGGCCGTGGCCTGCCCGCTGCTCGAAGGCATTGACCTGTCGGGCGCCAAGGGCGTGCTGGTGCTGATCACCGCTGCCAAGGGTTCGCTCAAGCTGAACGAATCCAAGCTGGCCATGAATACCATCCGCGCCTACGCATCGCCGGACGCGCATGTCATCTACGGTACCGCCTACGACGACGGCCTGGGCGACAAGATCCGCGTCACCGTGGTGGCCACCGGCCTGAGCAAGCGCCGTGTGGCGGCCCCGCTGCAGGTGGTGGTGCAACGCACCGGCACCGACAACGTGGGCTTCACCCTGCCAATGCAAGGCAGCGCCAACGGCATGGGCGTGGGCAATGGCCAGCCCGACTACGAGTCGCTGCGCGGCCCGGCAGTGTGGCGCACGCCCAACCGCACCCAGGCCAGCGCCCGGGTGGACGCACTGTCGTCGGGTGGCATGGACGACTACGAGATCCCCGCATTCCTCCGTAAGCAGGCCGATTGA